In Pungitius pungitius chromosome 2, fPunPun2.1, whole genome shotgun sequence, a single window of DNA contains:
- the LOC119210471 gene encoding catenin delta-1-like isoform X5, which produces MVDPAHGALDDSYTPEDDSQEVHSVFSDEGPTRRLDNGMKKPISRTVLPSDSMSIDGGLSVSGMGGYSATLDRPYRQPGPGDYPTATVPRNYHYAPVGGYDDYRGGPPSEAYTSLSRGSHMDDRYRPVDGYRTMDSGYRAPSRQQLDPYAAQPQVSRGMRALGSALEVRYGHGHYGLEDDQRSVGYDEYGMGPPPMHPGGYGTMPRLGPGHVTIDRRRLRSCEDTLDGDVMGVDPYAWGVPMTMERGSMASLDSTLRKPPPGSWRQPELPEVIAMLNYRLDPVKTNAAAFLQHLTFKNDKVKSDVRRLKGIPSLVSMLDHPSKDVHHSACGALKNISYGRDQDNKIAIKNCDGVPALVRLLRKTHEQDLTDTITGTLWNLSSHDSVKMEIVDHALHALADEVVVPHSGWQQASNGGEESCKPRHLEWETALTNTAGCLRNVSSERSEARRKLRECTGLVDALMYIVQSQINRKNVDNKLVENCVCLLRNLSYHVHREVPGCERFAETMPVNQGPAPANKGGCFGSRKGKDEWFSKGKKDGDDGSGDQVDIPNRTTPAKGYELLFQPEVVRVYTSLLRESKNPSVLEAAAGAIQNLCAGRWTYGRYIRATVRLEKGLPMMAELLAHGNDRVVRAMSGALRNLSIDRRNCQLLGLHAVPHLVANLPGGQSQSGRVLSEETVVSVLSTLTEVLGNSVEAAKTLRASQGIERLVLINKDGKRSEREVRGAGQVLQLVWAHKELRKPLEKDGWKKTDFMVNLSTTNGPSTRANGTYEDSTTMPLLDRGEKRDMIPLNDLGPEAYSTLDQRERRHTLDETTDTLPRGVYGGRKGSLPLLDSYDEKLIVCITQTGPCLPYHCY; this is translated from the exons ATGGTGGACCCAGCACATGGCGCACTAGATGACAGCTACACACCAGAGGATGACTCCCAGGAGGTGCACTCCGTCTTTTCTGACGAGGGACCGACACGGCGGCTGGACAACGGC atgaagaAACCAATCTCGCGCACAGTCCTGCCCTCCGACTCGATGTCCATTGACGGCGGCCTGTCGGTGTCCGGTATGGGCGGCTACAGCGCCACGCTGGACCGTCCGTACCGGCAGCCTGGACCGGGAGACTACCCCACAGCCACGGTGCCCAGAAACTACCACTACGCCCCCGTAGGGGGCTATGATGACTACCGGGGAGGCCCACCATCAGAGGCGTATACGAGCCTGAGCAGGGGCTCGCACATGGACGACCGCTACAG GCCAGTTGACGGCTACCGGACCATGGACTCTGGCTACCGCGCCCCAAGCCGTCAGCAGCTCGACCCGTACGCGGCACAGCCCCAGGTGAGCCGGGGGATGAGGGCCTTGGGCTCAGCGTTGGAGGTGCGGTATGGCCACGGCCACTACGGCCTGGAGGATGACCAACGCAGTGTGGGATACGATGAATACGGCATGGGTCCTCCGCCTATGCACCCCGGAGGCTACGGTACCATGCCACGCTTGGGTCCAGGCCACGTGACTATAGACAGACGAAGACTCCG GAGCTGTGAGGACACTTTGGACGGTGACGTGATGGGAGTCGACCCTTATGCCTGGGGTGTTCCCATGACGATGGAGAGGGGCAGCATGGCGTCACTAGACAGCACACTGCGGAagcctcctcctggttcatgGAGACAGCCGGAGCTGCCAGAGGTCATCGCCATGTTGAACTACCGCCTAGACCCTGTCAAGACGAACGCGGCTGCATTCCTCCAACATCTCACATTCAAAAATGATAAG GTAAAGTCGGATGTGCGTCGCCTGAAGGGCATCCCGTCCTTGGTGTCGATGCTAGACCACCCGAGCAAGGACGTGCACCACTCGGCCTGCGGAGCACTGAAGAACATTTCATACGGCCGAGACCAGGATAACAAGATCGCCATCAAGAACTGCGACGGAGTGCCCGCGCTAGTCAGGCTGCTGAGAAAAACGCACGAGCAGGACCTCACTGACACCATCACAG GCACCTTGTGGAACCTGTCATCCCACGACTCGGTAAAGATGGAGATTGTGGACCACGCCCTGCACGCCCTCGCCGACGAGGTGGTCGTCCCTCACTCCGGCTGGCAGCAAGCGAGCAACGGTGGCGAGGAGAGCTGCAAGCCGCGCCATCTGGAGTGGGAGACCGCCTTGACCAACACCGCTGGCTGCCTCAG GAATGTGAGTTCAGAACGCAGCGAGGCCAGGCGAAAGCTGAGGGAATGCACGGGATTGGTGGACGCCCTCATGTACATTGTCCAATCCCAGATCAACCGCAAAAATGTCGATAATAAG TTGGTGGAGAACTGTGTCTGCCTCCTGAGGAATCTGTCCTATCACGTTCACCGCGAGGTCCCAGGCTGCGAGCGCTTTGCTGAGACCATGCCCGTCAACCAGGGGCCGGCCCCAGCCAACAAGGGCGGCTGCTTTGGCTCCCGAAAGGGCAAAG ATGAGTGGTTTTCAAAAG gAAAGAAGGATGGCGACGATGGAAGTGGTGATCAGGTGGACATTCCAAACAGGACAACACCCgccaaag gCTATGAGCTTTTGTTCCAACCGGAGGTGGTTCGCGTTTACACATCGCTGCTCAGAGAGAGCAAGAACCCCTCGGTGCTCGAGGCTGCCGCCGGAGCCATCCAGAACCTTTGTGCTGGCCGATGGACT TATGGACGGTATATCAGGGCCACTGTGCGTCTGGAGAAGGGTCTTCCTATGATGGCGGAGCTACTGGCTCATGGCAATGACCGTGTGGTTCGAGCGATGTCCGGAGCTTTGAGGAACCTCTCCATCGACAGACGCAACTGCCAACTGCTCG GTTTGCACGCGGTGCCTCACCTCGTGGCCAACCTGCCTGGTGGCCAGAGTCAGTCTGGGCGCGTTCTATCAGAGGAGACTGTGGTGTCTGTGCTGAGCACACTCACTGAGGTGCTTGGCAACAGTGTGGAGGCTGCGAAGACTCTCCGAGCCTCTCAGGGCATCGAGAGGCTGGTGCTCATCAACAAGGACGG CAAGCGGTCTGAGCGCGAGGTGCGGGGTGCCGGCCAGGTGCTGCAGCTCGTCTGGGCCCACAAAGAGCTGCGCAAGCCGCTGGAGAAGGACGGCTGGAAGAAGACTGACTTCATGGTCAACCTCAGCACCACCAACGGCCCGAGCACCCGAGCCAACGGCACCTACGAAGACAGCACCACCATGCCGCTGCTGGACAGAG gggaaaaaagagacatGATTCCACTAAATGACCTCGGCCCTG AGGCTTACTCAACACTGgaccagagggagaggagacacaCTCTGGATGAAACCACTGACACTTTACCG CGAGGGGTGTATGGGGGCAGAAAGGGCTCCTTGCCCCTGTTGGACTCCTACGATG AAAAACTGATAGTGTGCATCACCCAGACTGGGCCGTGCCTGCCCTACCACTGCTACTGA